One Natronomonas moolapensis 8.8.11 genomic region harbors:
- a CDS encoding FAD/NAD(P)-binding protein: MTTDCARNEHKDVDSQPYEYVIVGGGIHGTCLANYLLAEGGYSHQDICLIEPREQLLASFETKARQCGMRTLRSTFVHHIGTEPFSLESFAEGAGREDELVSTENYPNRPTLELFLDHARYVIDRRGIDECHLQLRATGVTRTGAGDRLEVQTDAGSLKVRHVVLAIGLGGSRTLPTWGTSLPDDAPLVHVWDDQFDPTIAAEFSGPTFVVGGGITAGQLACRLSEHTDVTLLSRHDLEIELTEADPYWINWRHIEQEIHTLPPGSNARLDRIRAARNDATIPPYVERRLDEARDCDDLEIRRGEIKSAYATDDGLLVRFDDGTTAANAQVVLATGLDPVPEHPLVGSVAESLSLERGAGGFPVLDDETLAWRGTDGTRSAVYVSGALAEPSVGPFARNIVGARRVAERLLTSRAGTVLKKLPSALRGES, translated from the coding sequence GTGACTACTGACTGTGCCCGCAACGAACACAAGGACGTTGACAGTCAGCCATACGAGTACGTGATCGTCGGCGGCGGTATTCACGGCACCTGCCTGGCGAACTATCTCCTCGCCGAGGGAGGGTACAGTCACCAAGACATATGTCTCATCGAACCTCGCGAACAGTTACTCGCGTCGTTCGAGACGAAGGCTCGTCAGTGTGGAATGCGAACGCTCCGGTCGACGTTCGTCCACCACATCGGCACAGAGCCGTTCTCGCTGGAGTCGTTCGCCGAGGGAGCGGGTCGGGAGGACGAACTCGTCTCGACGGAGAACTATCCGAATCGACCGACGCTGGAACTCTTTCTCGATCACGCTCGATACGTCATTGACCGACGTGGTATCGACGAGTGTCACCTCCAGTTGAGGGCGACGGGAGTTACTAGGACGGGGGCAGGTGACCGACTCGAAGTACAGACGGATGCTGGGTCGCTCAAAGTTCGCCACGTCGTGTTAGCCATCGGACTCGGTGGCTCGCGAACGCTCCCCACGTGGGGGACGTCACTCCCGGACGACGCCCCGCTCGTTCACGTCTGGGACGACCAGTTCGACCCAACGATCGCAGCGGAATTTTCGGGGCCGACGTTCGTCGTCGGGGGCGGTATCACCGCTGGGCAACTTGCCTGCCGCCTCTCGGAACACACAGACGTGACACTCCTTTCGCGTCACGACCTAGAGATCGAACTGACCGAAGCCGACCCGTACTGGATCAACTGGCGACACATCGAACAGGAGATCCACACGCTCCCGCCGGGGTCGAACGCTCGGCTCGACCGGATTCGAGCCGCCCGCAACGACGCGACGATCCCGCCGTACGTCGAGCGGCGACTGGATGAGGCTCGCGATTGTGACGACCTCGAAATCCGGCGCGGCGAAATCAAATCTGCATACGCCACAGACGACGGCTTACTCGTGCGGTTCGACGACGGCACGACGGCAGCGAATGCGCAGGTCGTCCTCGCGACCGGACTCGATCCGGTCCCGGAGCACCCACTAGTCGGATCCGTCGCCGAGTCGTTGTCACTCGAACGCGGGGCCGGCGGCTTTCCCGTCCTCGATGATGAGACGCTCGCGTGGCGAGGGACTGATGGTACCCGTTCTGCGGTGTACGTTTCTGGAGCGCTCGCAGAGCCCAGCGTCGGTCCCTTTGCCCGGAACATCGTCGGCGCTCGTCGAGTCGCAGAACGGCTCCTCACGTCACGAGCGGGGACTGTTTTAAAGAAACTACCGTCGGCTCTCAGAGGGGAGTCCTGA
- a CDS encoding metal ABC transporter permease, which produces MNLLSELLGVRMLGYPYMQRAYLAGACIAVIGPLVGTFLVHREMSMLADTLAHTAFAGVAVGLFLNAALSLSLSPLLTAMIVAIGTALLVELLIDYAGAYSDTSLAIVLTTGFALGSVLITATDGGIAVGIDAYLFGSLSTVSKENVGLLVAMSFLIGTLVTAAYRPLLYVTVDATAARAARINVRLYKRLMVVLTALVVVSAMQIMGVILVAAMLVVPVATAGFVAQSFKQSILLAILAAEFAVLSGVTIAYVYGLAAGGSIVLSAAAVYATVLVVAKADTRWLIRSLPRRTGQSIEHTQQGLEADGGERE; this is translated from the coding sequence ATGAATCTGCTGTCCGAGTTGTTAGGTGTACGGATGCTTGGCTATCCGTATATGCAGCGAGCCTATCTCGCGGGGGCCTGTATCGCCGTAATCGGGCCGCTCGTCGGGACGTTTCTTGTCCACCGCGAAATGTCAATGCTCGCCGACACGCTCGCTCACACTGCCTTCGCGGGCGTCGCGGTCGGGCTGTTTCTCAACGCGGCGCTATCGCTGTCGCTGTCGCCGCTGTTGACGGCTATGATCGTCGCCATCGGAACGGCGCTGCTCGTCGAACTCCTGATCGATTACGCGGGGGCGTACAGCGACACCTCACTAGCGATCGTCCTCACGACTGGATTCGCACTCGGGAGTGTCCTCATCACCGCGACAGACGGCGGGATCGCCGTCGGAATCGATGCGTATCTCTTTGGGAGCCTCTCGACCGTCTCAAAAGAGAATGTCGGGCTACTCGTCGCGATGAGTTTCCTTATCGGTACGCTCGTCACAGCCGCGTACCGTCCGCTGTTGTACGTCACTGTCGATGCGACCGCAGCGCGGGCCGCCCGGATCAACGTTCGGCTCTACAAGCGCCTGATGGTCGTGCTCACGGCGCTCGTCGTCGTCAGTGCGATGCAGATCATGGGTGTCATCCTCGTTGCGGCGATGCTCGTCGTGCCGGTTGCCACGGCGGGATTCGTCGCCCAAAGTTTCAAGCAGTCGATATTACTGGCAATCCTCGCAGCCGAGTTCGCCGTACTATCGGGCGTGACGATCGCGTACGTCTATGGACTCGCAGCCGGCGGATCGATCGTCCTCTCTGCGGCGGCAGTCTACGCGACGGTTCTCGTGGTGGCGAAAGCTGATACTCGGTGGTTGATCCGATCACTGCCGAGACGTACTGGCCAGTCAATCGAACACACACAACAGGGACTCGAAGCCGATGGCGGTGAACGAGAGTGA
- a CDS encoding metal ABC transporter ATP-binding protein: MTAETTNSEPTRERSTVPVVSVDDVSFAYGDLPVIESVSIDIEPGAFLGLVGPNGSGKSTLLNLMLGLQKPDTGMVRLFGEPASEFDAGERIGYVPQNATTAADRMPVTVRELVTMGRYPRRLVGRFSDDDRRAIDNALRAVEITDLTDRRVGQLSGGQRQRVFIARALAAEADLLALDEPTVGVDAESREAFYELLADLNDSGLTILLIEHDIGVVTTYASEIACLNRRLYFDGNPEEFVATDALAAAYGTDQHVLTHDH; the protein is encoded by the coding sequence ATGACTGCCGAAACAACGAACTCGGAGCCAACGCGAGAGCGCTCGACTGTCCCCGTCGTCAGTGTCGATGACGTTAGCTTCGCGTACGGGGACCTCCCCGTAATAGAATCAGTGTCGATCGATATCGAGCCAGGGGCGTTTCTCGGACTCGTCGGACCAAACGGCAGCGGCAAGAGCACATTATTGAACCTGATGCTCGGTCTTCAAAAGCCCGATACGGGAATGGTTCGGCTGTTTGGCGAGCCCGCAAGCGAGTTCGACGCCGGCGAGCGGATCGGCTATGTACCACAGAACGCCACGACCGCCGCTGATCGAATGCCCGTTACCGTCCGTGAACTCGTTACGATGGGGCGATACCCGCGGCGGCTCGTCGGTCGGTTCTCAGACGACGACCGTCGAGCGATCGACAACGCACTCCGCGCGGTCGAGATCACAGATCTGACAGACCGCCGAGTCGGTCAACTCTCTGGAGGCCAGCGCCAGCGCGTCTTCATCGCCCGTGCGCTCGCCGCCGAAGCCGATCTGTTGGCGCTCGACGAACCGACGGTCGGTGTCGACGCCGAGTCCAGAGAGGCTTTCTACGAGTTGTTAGCTGATCTCAACGACTCGGGACTCACTATTTTGCTGATCGAACACGACATCGGCGTCGTCACGACCTACGCCAGCGAGATCGCCTGTCTCAATCGACGACTGTACTTCGACGGCAACCCGGAAGAGTTCGTTGCAACGGACGCCCTCGCAGCTGCGTACGGCACCGATCAGCACGTGCTGACTCACGATCACTAA
- a CDS encoding DUF7511 domain-containing protein has translation MNNTGPERTRPSWDGAETPGPSESPRSGLIALVVGPAKRPACTIFPPDVAVPYRTTTWITAHGDSFVNLEEYR, from the coding sequence ATGAACAACACGGGGCCTGAAAGAACGCGTCCGAGTTGGGACGGAGCCGAAACGCCTGGTCCGTCTGAAAGTCCTCGGTCGGGACTGATCGCACTGGTTGTCGGTCCGGCGAAGAGGCCAGCCTGCACGATATTTCCGCCGGACGTGGCCGTTCCGTATCGGACGACGACGTGGATTACGGCGCACGGGGATTCGTTCGTCAACCTCGAGGAGTACCGATGA